Genomic segment of Saccharomyces cerevisiae S288C chromosome XV, complete sequence:
GAAAAAAGTTTCGCAATAAAGGCCCCAGATTTACTCACTCAATTATCTGGCTCCAAGAAAATTCAGCAATTGTTGACAGATGAGGGCGTATTAGGTAAATACATCTCCGATGCTGAGAAAAAGAGTAGTTTGTTAAAAACTTTTGTCAAAATATATCCCTTGGATGATACGAAGCTTGGCAGGGAAGGCAAGAGGCTGGCATTAAGTGAGCCCTCTAAATACGTGTTAAAACCACAGCGGGAAGGTGGCGGAAACAATGtttataaagaaaatattcctaattttttgaaaggtATCGAAGAACGTCACTGGGATGCATATATTCTCATGGAGTTGATTGAACCAGAgttgaatgaaaataatattatattacGTGATAACAAATCTTACAACGAACCAATCATCAGTGAACTAGGAATTTATGGTTGCGTTCTATTTAACGACGAGCAAGTTTTATCGAACGAATTTAGTGGCTCATTACTAAGATCCAAATTTAATACTTCAAATGAAGGTGGAGTGGCGGCAGGATTCGGATGTTTGGACAGTATTATTCTTTACTAGGTGTACATGTACTATACACATAGATGCTAGGAAGATGATGCTAGAACTTGATTAACAATTAGTTAAGGAATATATAATCACACTTCTACATAAATTTGCTGTTTTAGGCTCAttccttctttctttcaccCTTTAGTAGCGAAGTACACCATTTAGCTGCACCAACAGTGTTGCTAGATATGGTGACTATTGTGAAGAAGGGTATTAACTCTAGTAGACCGGCAGACATACCGAAACATATGAAACTTGCGTAATGCTCGTACTGAAAATCTTTGGCCTGTTTCTTACTGAATCCCTTTAGTAAAAAGTACCTCTGCAAATAGGTAAAGGTTCTTTTTGGGGCCATTAGTTGATTTGCCAAGATTGGTCCTACAATAGGAATTAGCGACAGTAATGTTAGTGAAGTAAAATTGGAGACTTTAAAAAACATTCTGAATAGTAATCTGGGAATCTTAAAAATCCGACTTCCCTTTATTGTGTTGAAATTTCTCACCGCATCAGGTTCATCGATTTTTCTATGTGGCTTTTGTGGTTTAGGCAATACCTTCACCTCGTTTAGAAATTCATCTTGGTCTTGCAACACCAAAGATATATCAAATATCTGATTCGTAATATGGGTCAGGACCAGTGTTCTACAAACAAAGGCAGTCAAGACATTCGTTTGTAAAATCCATTGAATATGAACCAGTATCACACCAAGAGGCCCTAATAACAGTATGGCCCATGTCACTAAAAGCGGTACAAGTGTGACATAAAAGAGACCAGCAATAGTGACAAAAATCAGGGCATAGCAAACCGCAAACAGTAAAATATGCTTCCAATAAACAGGATTCGTCAGCACTTCATAAAACCCCTACGGTtaacaaataaaaattaaatatgTTAGTCATAAAACAAGTCATATCAATGCAAACAAAAATCATGTACTTACTAAGAATGGGTAGATAAATGCTCTTGAgttgaaaatttctttaatgaagttttttctAAGCAGTTCGTATCTCACTTTCATTGTTGGTATCGTTTCAGGAAACCAAATATCAAACTGTCTTATGAAAATCTTTAGCCAACGACTTACGTTACTTTCCTTTGAAGAACTGTGTTCTTTGAATTGTCTTTTTAAACGTTGTGGCCCCTTTTCTGCAAGGGTCATAGAATTAGCATATGTGGCGTGAGAAGCCTGGCTGTGACTTATAAGCTCAATTCCGGCTTTCATCCTTAGTTTGTCTTTACAGCCAACCAGGGGTCCTCAGGGATATACCTTgccctttttttcctttttttgacGTCCCTTCACCTTTCTTGAAAGTGATTTACTTTATTTAGGTTTTGAAGTTCCGAGTGTAACCACCCTGATTTTCATAAGTCCCCTGATTtcccaaattttttatgcATATAcaaatgttgaaaagaaacgaatATTATTAGCAAGTAATATATAGTAtatagtatatatatatatttatatatgtaaacatataatgaatatataaattgGTATGTAAAAGAGTTGCGAGCTTCATGGCGGATTAATGTGAGCTATAGATTGTTGGATTGGAGGTGCATAGGATCCTACAGTAGGCTCTTCTGGTTCCGCAGGAGGGGAAGGAGGTACGGCTGGCTGGTCCCGGTCTTTTATCTCTTTAACTATCCAAAGCGAAGCACCTACTGCGTTTGTTCCAATGAACAACCCACCCAGAATGGGAATAGACTCTAATAAACCGCTGGATATCGAGTAAAGGAGCCACTTGGCAAAGCCCTTGTAGTAAACTTTGGAAAGTTTGCGCGAATCCAAATGTAGCACGTCAACAAAATAAGGCTCAAAATAGTAAAATCCCATTCCGGGGCTAAATGGTAGCATATTGATTGTAATTGGACCCACTATTGGAACGAGcaacaataaaagaaacataAAGGCTATGAAGATGTaccagaagaaaaaaatgaaaaactgCGGCAAAGAGACGAGGTAAAACCGTTTCGAAAAGAGGCCACCCAAACGATGTGACCTTCTGTAGACAAAGGGCGTGAAACTTATCGTTTCACAGGCTTCACTCAACTCTGTTAATCCCTTTCTTGCGAACGTCACTCCATAAATACGTGTGAAAAGAACGAAATCGGTACCCTTCACCATAGAATTACATAGCGTTGTGGAAATCAGAATAGTTTGCATATAAGCCAGAGGTAACGCAAAGAGTCCGAGAAAGGGCAAATAGATGCACACTAACAAGGACCACGCAAGGATTGACGTAAACGCAACAATAAGCAGGAGATTCAGCAGGTAGTATCCAAATATTAGGAAAAATAGATGCAAATAATCCGAGTTTCCCACGGATTCGCTAATTCCCTTCAAAGGCGGTTAGTATGACGGCTTAAAAAACATGATCTGCTTATTGGAACATCAACATACTTTATACGGATACCAGATGATCTGGTGCGACGACTCTAGgtctttccaaaaattgTCTTTAACAAGCATAGCATTCTTGTACCATCGAACTATCGGAGCCTTGTATGCCatccaaatttttgatttcttaTGGTTCCCTTGGTCTTGGATGGGGAGTAATTGTGGTTCCTCCCCTTCTGCCAGTGGCGTAGAGGCATATGGATGTCTATGGTAATACCAATCAGGTTGGGGTCTAGTCGACATGTTTGCTTGGTGTCTTAGCAGCTCTTATAGTTCTAATGCTATAACTAagaaagtaataataataataataaaaagctTTATATAATGTTTTATTATGGAAGTTTCGTTTTTGTGGCGCGACGCGATCAGCCAAAATCAGCGGAAAAATTCGTCggaacatttttttcttttttggcCAAGCTATTGTTACAGGTGGGGCAGGGGCAAGAGACGATATGTCATCGCGAAGCTGTAAAGACACTTGTCGAAGTGATAAAGCGCAAGAGCTGTTTGTCTACGGAACCAGCAAGTACTATCTAATAGCGTGTTCCAGAGAATAACAgcatttttcaacttctttctCCTGGTGTGAGTAATCAGTACGTGAAAAGAGAAcgaagttaaaaaaaaaaacaagaaaaagaaacaagatCAAAAGAAACGATAAAGGCTGGCTTATAAAATAATAGCATCGCGAACGATCAATAAGGGGCCctgtttatttttaacaAAGTTTACATATTTCGTTTTCCTCTTTAAGCTGACATCACGTCTATACCCTGTTTTATTCCTTGTTAGAAACATAACGGAGCAGGTAGtaacaacaacagtatAAACTATCATaaacttttttccttccttaTTGGTGACTTTTAACACTTAGAATTCTAAGTCTGGCAAGAACAGTAATCATACTTCTTTGCAGGGCGTTTTATTGTTACTCCTCTGCCCTGCTAGATTAAAGTAAAGAATCATAAACAAAGAACACAATGACATACCCGGTTAGTGCAGCCGCTCCTGCCGACATTTCATATTCTAAAAATACCCCGTTGGTAGGGCTCTCTAAACCTCCATGCTTGTACCAACACGCTTCCTCGTCCGTCGATTCGTTTTCGTCAACATTCAGTGATGATGATCGTTCGGACCTTGTTGCTGTACCTAATGAGTCGCCGCATGCATTTTCGTATAATCCCATATCACCAAACTCACTGGGAGTAAGGTTGACCATCTTAAGAAGGTCTTTGGAAATAATGGTAAACAGTCCTGACATCTTACAtgagttgaagaaaaaagcacCCGTAATAGCATACCCCCCCTCACTTAGACACACAAGAAACTTAACAGAGACTGCCACGTTATCAGCATCGCGAGATCCGTTAAATGGGTCTCTAATTTCACCATTAGTATCCAATATGCCATCTCCTGCTAGTAGACCCGTGATACAGAGAGCAACGTCCTTAATGGTGTTGCCTGATAATGATACTGCCAGTAAACTGAATCCAGCCAAGTCCGAGTTAGAAAACTTGTTATTCTTGCTAAATTTAGCATTGGAAAACAATTCCTTCGAAAGAGCTTCCGATTTACACATGCTATCGTTATTgaatatcaagaaaataaactttgATTCAGACATTCAAAAATCagaaactttgaaaaaggttTTATTAGATAGTTTAGCAGaaccattttttgaaaactacAAGAAGTTCCCTCACAAAGATTTAGGTTCGAAATCGCAATATAATGAATATGAGGAGAAACACGATGATATAGTCTCCTTAGCAGACATCAAACCACAACAGGACTATAGCCGAATTCTTCATCCTTTCACATCTGCAAAAAATTCTGGTCCAGAGGCCATTTTTACATGTTCTCAACAATACCCCTGGAACTTCAAAGCTGCCAATGATTTGGCGTGTCTAACGTTCGGTATATCAAAGAATGTTATCAAGGCACTTACTTTACTAGACCTTATTCATACGGATAGCAGAAATTTTGTTCTAGAGAAAATCATGAATGCAGAAGATGATAACCAAGAAATTGTGTTTACCGGAGAAACTATACCTATCGTCCAGCCAAATTCGACaagcaataataatgtaCCAAATCTGATTTGGGCTTCACTATGGGCCAAGCGGAAGAATGGCCTACTGGTCTGcgtatttgaaaaaacgCCTTGCGATTACATTGACGTCATGTTAAACTTGAGAGATTTTTCAGTGGACAGCATTATTGATACAACACACTTTCTGGAAAACtttgacaagaaaaagcagCAAGAATCAACTTCGCCaatgacagaaaagaaaacggtAAAATTTGCAAATGAAATTCACGATATTGGGTCAGTAAGTCACTCACTGAGTAAACTAATTGATGATGTACGTTTTGGAAAAGTGTTTTCTGCAGATGATGATTTATTACCCTTGTCTATCAGGGTGGCAAATCATGTCAACGAAGAGAGATATTTTACGTTGAATTGTCTATCTGAAAATATACCATGTGCTGTTACAACTTCCGTATTGGAAAACgaaataaaattaaaaattcataGTTTGCCCTATCAGGCTGGGCTATTTATTGTTGACAGTCACACTTTAAGTCTTTTAAGTTTCAACAAATCAGTCGCCAAAAACATGTTTGGCTTGCGACTTCACGAGTTGGCCGGTAGTTCGGTTACTAAGTTGGTTCCTTCTTTGGCGGACATGATATCTTATATCAATAAAACTTATCCTATGTTAAATATCACATTACCAGAAAATAAAGGATTGGTTTTAACAGAacattttttcagaaaaattGAGGCTGAAATGCATCATGATAAGGACTCGTTTTACACTTCTATTGGTCTAGACGGCTGTCACAAAGATGGTAATTTGATAAAGGTGGATGTTCAATTACGGGTCTTGAATACGAATGCTGTATTATTATGGATTACACACTCAAGAGACGTGgtcattgaaaattataCCACCGTTCCTTCGCAGCTACCGATGTTAAAGGAGAACGAAATTGATGTCGTTGGCAGTAGAGGTAGTTCCAGTGCATCTTCCAAGAAATCTTCGGAAAAAATTCCTGTGAATACTTTGAAGGCAATGGCTGATCTGTCGATTAGCTCCGCTGAAACGATTTCTAATTCAGACGATGAAGTAGACTTAAATCAAGTGAATGAAAAACTACGAGAAACTTCTTGCGGTAAAGTGAGAGGTATCGAATCTAATGACAACAATAACTATGACGATGACATGACAATGGTTGATGATCCTGAGTTAAAACATAAAATTGAATTAACGAAAATGTACACGCAGgacaaatcaaaatttgtAAAGGACGACAACTTTAAAgtggatgaaaaatttataatgAGGATAATTGAACCGATAAACGgagaagaaatcaaaaaggaaacaaatGAGCTagacaaaagaaattctaCTTTAAAAGCTACGTACTTGACTACTCCAGAGGCTAATATAGGCTCACAAAAGCgcataaagaaattttctgATTTTACTATTCTGCAAGTGATGGGTGAGGGTGCGTACGGTAAAGTCAATTTATGCATTCATAACAGAGAACACTATATCGTGGTCATCAAAatgattttcaaagagAGGATTTTAGTAGACACATGGGTGAGAGATAGAAAATTAGGTACTATACCTTCTGAGATCCAAATTATGGCGACcttgaataaaaattcccaagaaaatatcttgaagttattagatttttttgaagatgacgatTATTATTACATTGAAACACCGGTCCATGGAGAAACTGGTAGTATTGATCTATTTGATGTTATcgaattcaaaaaagatATGGTTGAACATGAAGCTAAACTGGTGTTTAAACAGGTAGTCGCTAGTATAAAGCATTTACATGACCAAGGAATTGTTCATAGAGACATAAAGGACGAAAATGTTATTGTTGATTCTCATGGCTTTGTAAAATTAATCGATTTCGGTTCGGCTGCCTATATCAAGAGTGGACCATTCGATGTTTT
This window contains:
- the RRT8 gene encoding Rrt8p (Protein involved in spore wall assembly; shares similarity with Lds1p and Lds2p and a strain mutant for all 3 genes exhibits reduced dityrosine fluorescence relative to the single mutants; identified in a screen for mutants with increased levels of rDNA transcription; green fluorescent protein (GFP)-fusion protein localizes to lipid particles; protein abundance increases in response to DNA replication stress) — protein: MKAGIELISHSQASHATYANSMTLAEKGPQRLKRQFKEHSSSKESNVSRWLKIFIRQFDIWFPETIPTMKVRYELLRKNFIKEIFNSRAFIYPFLGFYEVLTNPVYWKHILLFAVCYALIFVTIAGLFYVTLVPLLVTWAILLLGPLGVILVHIQWILQTNVLTAFVCRTLVLTHITNQIFDISLVLQDQDEFLNEVKVLPKPQKPHRKIDEPDAVRNFNTIKGSRIFKIPRLLFRMFFKVSNFTSLTLLSLIPIVGPILANQLMAPKRTFTYLQRYFLLKGFSKKQAKDFQYEHYASFICFGMSAGLLELIPFFTIVTISSNTVGAAKWCTSLLKGERKKE
- the LDS2 gene encoding Lds2p (Protein Involved in spore wall assembly; localizes to lipid droplets found on or outside of the prospore membrane; shares similarity with Lds1p and Rrt8p, and a strain mutant for all 3 genes exhibits reduced dityrosine fluorescence relative to the single mutants; green fluorescent protein (GFP)-fusion protein localizes to the cytoplasm in a punctate pattern): MSTRPQPDWYYHRHPYASTPLAEGEEPQLLPIQDQGNHKKSKIWMAYKAPIVRWYKNAMLVKDNFWKDLESSHQIIWYPYKGISESVGNSDYLHLFFLIFGYYLLNLLLIVAFTSILAWSLLVCIYLPFLGLFALPLAYMQTILISTTLCNSMVKGTDFVLFTRIYGVTFARKGLTELSEACETISFTPFVYRRSHRLGGLFSKRFYLVSLPQFFIFFFWYIFIAFMFLLLLLVPIVGPITINMLPFSPGMGFYYFEPYFVDVLHLDSRKLSKVYYKGFAKWLLYSISSGLLESIPILGGLFIGTNAVGASLWIVKEIKDRDQPAVPPSPPAEPEEPTVGSYAPPIQQSIAHINPP
- the PSK2 gene encoding serine/threonine protein kinase PSK2 (PAS-domain containing serine/threonine protein kinase; regulates sugar flux and translation in response to an unknown metabolite by phosphorylating Ugp1p and Gsy2p (sugar flux) and Caf20p, Tif11p and Sro9p (translation); PSK2 has a paralog, PSK1, that arose from the whole genome duplication), which gives rise to MTYPVSAAAPADISYSKNTPLVGLSKPPCLYQHASSSVDSFSSTFSDDDRSDLVAVPNESPHAFSYNPISPNSLGVRLTILRRSLEIMVNSPDILHELKKKAPVIAYPPSLRHTRNLTETATLSASRDPLNGSLISPLVSNMPSPASRPVIQRATSLMVLPDNDTASKLNPAKSELENLLFLLNLALENNSFERASDLHMLSLLNIKKINFDSDIQKSETLKKVLLDSLAEPFFENYKKFPHKDLGSKSQYNEYEEKHDDIVSLADIKPQQDYSRILHPFTSAKNSGPEAIFTCSQQYPWNFKAANDLACLTFGISKNVIKALTLLDLIHTDSRNFVLEKIMNAEDDNQEIVFTGETIPIVQPNSTSNNNVPNLIWASLWAKRKNGLLVCVFEKTPCDYIDVMLNLRDFSVDSIIDTTHFLENFDKKKQQESTSPMTEKKTVKFANEIHDIGSVSHSLSKLIDDVRFGKVFSADDDLLPLSIRVANHVNEERYFTLNCLSENIPCAVTTSVLENEIKLKIHSLPYQAGLFIVDSHTLSLLSFNKSVAKNMFGLRLHELAGSSVTKLVPSLADMISYINKTYPMLNITLPENKGLVLTEHFFRKIEAEMHHDKDSFYTSIGLDGCHKDGNLIKVDVQLRVLNTNAVLLWITHSRDVVIENYTTVPSQLPMLKENEIDVVGSRGSSSASSKKSSEKIPVNTLKAMADLSISSAETISNSDDEVDLNQVNEKLRETSCGKVRGIESNDNNNYDDDMTMVDDPELKHKIELTKMYTQDKSKFVKDDNFKVDEKFIMRIIEPINGEEIKKETNELDKRNSTLKATYLTTPEANIGSQKRIKKFSDFTILQVMGEGAYGKVNLCIHNREHYIVVIKMIFKERILVDTWVRDRKLGTIPSEIQIMATLNKNSQENILKLLDFFEDDDYYYIETPVHGETGSIDLFDVIEFKKDMVEHEAKLVFKQVVASIKHLHDQGIVHRDIKDENVIVDSHGFVKLIDFGSAAYIKSGPFDVFVGTMDYAAPEVLGGSSYKGKPQDIWALGVLLYTIIYKENPYYNIDEILEGELRFDKSEHVSEECISLIKRILTREVDKRPTIDEIYEDKWLKI